A genomic window from Acidobacteriota bacterium includes:
- the rpsJ gene encoding 30S ribosomal protein S10 codes for MINEIIRIRLKAYDYRVLDQSIAEIVDITLRTGARVSGPIPLPTTVNRFTVNRSPHVDKKSREQFEIRTHKRLIDILEPTPETLEQLMKMDLPAAIDVEIKAFGSDHK; via the coding sequence ATGATCAACGAAATCATCAGGATTCGTCTGAAGGCGTACGATTACCGGGTCTTGGACCAGTCCATCGCCGAGATCGTGGACATCACGCTCCGGACCGGGGCCAGGGTGTCGGGCCCCATCCCCCTCCCCACGACCGTCAACCGGTTCACCGTCAACCGCTCGCCCCACGTCGACAAGAAATCGCGCGAGCAGTTCGAGATCCGGACCCACAAACGGCTGATCGACATCCTGGAACCCACTCCCGAAACGCTGGAACAGTTGATGAAGATGGATCTCCCGGCGGCTATCGACGTCGAGATCAAGGCGTTCGGCTCCGATCATAAATAA
- the mgtE gene encoding magnesium transporter, whose product MKKPEEELSHPQKILLRFFMMKAWDNMKNVVRKLHPSDLAGVFHRLNFQEQEEFLGVLFEEGLAASVITYLPDEMARDLLADIAEERIATMVLRLSADDATDFLGYLTDEKKAAVLASLPPGKRLFFEKMLLYEEDTAGGLMNTDYLALDQDLSVEEALRIIRTRFRSEYYLYVYVTDEHNNLIGVLSFRRLVFAEPAVQLKDIMLPDPVRVSTGTAQEEVAKLVANYDLLAVPVVDENNKLLGVVTVDDVIDVIEEEATEDMYHLAKIHSEENVLTPLLRTVRLRFNWVAATLVTAILGAVVVALFWEALDRWVWLAVLIPVLTTMTATTSTQTLTVVVRGLVLGELEYRKELPVLAKELAVGLLLGLVCGLVLAGVVLVWSGQLPLALLAGVSLLLSTLTANLFGALVPLVLNWLKLDPAQGSSIVTTTAANIAGFVVFLGLAQFFL is encoded by the coding sequence ATGAAGAAGCCCGAAGAAGAACTGAGCCATCCCCAGAAGATCCTCCTGCGCTTCTTCATGATGAAAGCGTGGGACAACATGAAGAACGTGGTCCGCAAACTCCATCCCTCCGACCTGGCCGGGGTGTTTCACCGGCTCAACTTCCAGGAGCAGGAGGAGTTCCTCGGCGTGCTGTTCGAAGAGGGACTCGCCGCGAGCGTCATCACCTACCTGCCCGACGAGATGGCCCGGGACCTGCTGGCCGACATCGCCGAGGAGCGGATCGCCACGATGGTCCTGCGGCTGTCGGCCGATGATGCCACCGACTTTCTCGGCTACCTGACCGACGAGAAGAAGGCGGCGGTGCTGGCCAGCCTGCCGCCGGGCAAGCGGCTGTTTTTCGAGAAGATGCTGCTCTACGAGGAGGACACCGCCGGCGGTCTGATGAACACCGACTACCTGGCGCTGGACCAGGACCTGTCGGTGGAGGAGGCGCTGCGCATCATCCGGACCCGGTTCCGGTCGGAGTACTATCTCTATGTATATGTCACCGACGAGCACAACAACCTGATCGGCGTGCTCTCCTTCCGCCGGCTGGTGTTCGCCGAGCCGGCCGTCCAGCTCAAGGACATCATGCTCCCGGACCCGGTGCGGGTGTCCACCGGCACCGCGCAGGAGGAGGTGGCCAAGCTCGTGGCCAACTACGACCTGCTGGCCGTGCCGGTGGTGGACGAGAACAACAAGCTGCTCGGGGTGGTCACGGTGGACGACGTCATCGACGTCATCGAGGAGGAGGCCACCGAGGACATGTACCACCTGGCCAAGATCCATTCCGAGGAGAACGTGCTCACCCCGCTGCTGCGGACGGTCCGACTGCGCTTCAACTGGGTGGCCGCGACGCTGGTCACGGCGATCCTGGGAGCCGTGGTGGTGGCCCTCTTCTGGGAGGCGCTGGACCGCTGGGTTTGGCTGGCCGTGCTCATCCCTGTGCTGACGACGATGACCGCCACCACCTCCACCCAGACGCTCACCGTGGTGGTCCGCGGGCTGGTTCTCGGCGAGCTGGAGTACCGGAAAGAGCTGCCGGTTCTGGCCAAGGAGCTGGCCGTGGGGCTGCTGCTCGGGCTGGTCTGCGGTCTGGTCTTGGCCGGCGTGGTTCTGGTCTGGTCGGGCCAGCTCCCGCTGGCGCTGTTGGCGGGGGTCAGCCTGCTGCTCAGCACCCTGACGGCGAACCTGTTCGGCGCCCTGGTCCCGCTGGTGCTCAACTGGCTGAAGCTGGACCCGGCGCAGGGATCCAGCATCGTGACCACCACGGCCGCGAACATCGCCGGCTTCGTGGTTTTTCTAGGCCTGGCGCAGTTCTTCCTGTAG